One Carassius auratus strain Wakin chromosome 44, ASM336829v1, whole genome shotgun sequence genomic window carries:
- the LOC113061960 gene encoding H-2 class I histocompatibility antigen, K-K alpha chain-like: MAKWFPRSFLLSVYILMPCLIYHPCLSDAHQDKLERHYLHYMFTAWTKADIIPVLSAVGVVDDRQISDDSNEVPDLIRMILTTDDGTDAFVQQCDSNWYKHQLYILSNCTQCSELHTFQRRIGCEVEKFPNGTVMSLRAFDEYGFDGEDFIAFDYDTMLWIDKTPKAKETKNKWDLQTDRNQIIKNYFETCMDWISTFNNTHENSPDVGVFARKAPDDHSKLVLICLVTGFYPRDIEMNIRLNRITLGNQIFSEIRPNDDGSFQMRSSVKIDRNHKGSYDCHVIHSSLTEPVSAEWERHHFYYRFTVLSKAEIFPEFTAEAVSDDRQISHYNNEAEEWKGETLIEYPGLEAPGEPSQQAHNVI; the protein is encoded by the exons ATGGCCAAATGGTTCCCTCGTTCTTTTCTTCTATCTGTCTATATATTAATGCCTTGTCTTATTTATCATCCTTGTCTAAGCGATGCGCATCAAGACAAACTAG AGAGACATTACCTTCActacatgtttacagcctggacCAAAGCAGATATAATACCTGTGCTCAGTGCTGTTGGTGTGGTAGATGACAGACAGATCTCAGATGACAGTAATGAAGTTCCAGACTTGATAAGAATGATTCTGACCACAGATGATGGGACTGATGCTTTTGTACAGCAATGCGACTCTAACTGGTACAAACATCAGCTATACATTCTGTCAAACTGCACGCAGTGTTCTG AGCTCCATACGTTTCAGAGAAGGATTGGTTGTGAAGTGGAGAAATTTCCTAATGGAACAGTGATGAGTTTGAGAGCCTTTGATGAATATGGATTTGATGGAGAAGATTTTATTGCCTTTGATTATGACACCATGCTGTGGATTGATAAAACTCCCAAAGCCaaagaaaccaaaaataaatgGGATCTCCAGACAGACCGAAACCAGAtcatcaaaaattattttgagaCATGCATGGACTGGATCTCCACGTTTAACAACACACATGAGA ATTCACCAGATGTTGGTGTGTTTGCGAGGAAAGCTCCTGATGATCACAGTAAGCTGGTTCTGATCTGTCTGGTCACTGGTTTCTACCCCAGAGATATTGAGATGAACATCAGATTGAACAGAATTACACTTGGGaaccaaatattttctgaaatcaGGCCCAATGATGATGGATCCTTTCAGATGAGATCCAGTGTGAAGATCGACAGAAACCACAAAGGATCTTATGACTGTCATGTCATTCACAGCAGTCTGACAGAACCAGTGTCAGCAGAATGGG AGAGACACCATTTCTACTACAGATTTACAGTCCTGAGCAAAGCAGAGATTTTCCCAGAATTCACTGCTGAGGCTGTGTCTGATGACAGACAGATTTCACACTACAACAATGAAGCTGAAGAATGGAAAGGCGAGACTCTGATTGAATATCCTGGGCTTGAAGCTCCTGGAGAACCATCCCAGCAGGCACACAACGTCATATGA